One Campylobacter concisus DNA window includes the following coding sequences:
- the pheA gene encoding prephenate dehydratase translates to MQELNELRKEIDAIDDLILKKLNERMILVEQIGKLKQTSGTPIYRPERERAIINRLTSLSKDKALNKAAIEAIYLEIFAVSRNLEMPQKIVYLGPEGTYTHQAAQSRFGAMSLYLPLATIEAVFTKLAQKEAKYGVVPIENNTEGAVGATLDCLSKFSDIKIVAELYVDIHHSFVSINENLKEIKRIYSHPQGYNQCRKFLEDHMLNEIEFVPAKSTAAAAYMASMDRNSAAICSKIAAKIYNVPIVYETIEDNMANRTRFLILSDFKNARVENSKTSILAKTDHSPGRLADLLSIFKNENINITKLESRPIKQREFKSIFYLDFEGHIDDEKVQNAFELAKESGAEITWLGSYLNGDE, encoded by the coding sequence ATGCAAGAGCTAAATGAGCTTAGAAAAGAGATCGATGCGATCGATGATCTCATCTTAAAAAAACTAAATGAAAGGATGATTTTAGTTGAACAAATAGGCAAGCTAAAACAAACTAGCGGAACGCCTATATATCGTCCTGAACGCGAGCGAGCTATCATAAACCGCTTAACTAGTCTTAGCAAAGACAAAGCTTTAAATAAAGCTGCTATTGAAGCCATTTATCTTGAAATCTTTGCTGTTAGTAGAAATTTAGAGATGCCTCAAAAGATCGTATATCTAGGGCCTGAAGGCACTTACACGCATCAGGCGGCTCAGAGTAGATTTGGCGCGATGAGTTTATATTTGCCACTTGCGACCATCGAGGCGGTTTTTACAAAGCTAGCTCAAAAAGAGGCGAAATATGGCGTTGTGCCTATTGAAAATAATACCGAAGGCGCTGTTGGCGCTACGCTTGATTGTTTGAGTAAATTTAGTGATATAAAAATAGTTGCTGAGCTTTATGTGGATATCCATCACAGCTTTGTTAGCATAAATGAAAATTTAAAAGAGATAAAGCGAATTTATTCACATCCGCAAGGGTATAATCAATGCCGTAAATTTTTAGAAGATCATATGCTAAATGAAATTGAATTTGTTCCAGCAAAATCAACCGCAGCAGCTGCATATATGGCATCAATGGATAGAAACTCAGCTGCCATTTGCTCAAAGATCGCAGCAAAAATTTACAACGTGCCAATCGTCTATGAGACGATCGAAGACAATATGGCAAATAGAACGAGATTTTTGATTTTAAGCGATTTTAAAAATGCAAGAGTTGAAAACTCAAAAACTTCGATCCTTGCAAAGACCGATCATAGTCCAGGACGCCTTGCTGATCTGCTTTCTATATTTAAAAATGAAAATATCAATATCACAAAACTTGAGTCACGTCCTATCAAACAGCGCGAATTTAAGTCAATTTTTTATCTTGACTTTGAAGGGCATATCGACGATGAGAAGGTGCAAAACGCCTTTGAACTCGCAAAAGAGAGCGGTGCTGAGATAACATGGCTTGGAAGCTATTTAAACGGAGATGAGTAA
- the hisC gene encoding histidinol-phosphate transaminase, with amino-acid sequence MKFNDFLDDLVNYEAGKPIELVVREFGIDAKDVIKLASNENPFGTSKRVEEALKEVAKKAHLYPDDSYFELKEGLAKKFGVTSKKLIIGSGSDQIIEYALHAKANKQSGVLMAGVTFAMYEIYAKQTGAKIYRTKSVEHNLSEFLEIYNAHKDEISVIFLCLPNNPLGECLDADEVFKFIKSIDENTLVVLDCAYNEFAKFKDSKKEIKPSEVVKFKNAIYLGTFSKAYALGGMRVGYGIANEEIIGALSKLRAPFNVTTLSLRAAIVALGDDEFVQQTMQNNFEQMKRYEEFARQNGIEFIPSYTNFITFKFNEPKSSQICEKMLKKGIILRDLKSYALNAVRITIGQAWQNDRFFEELKQILK; translated from the coding sequence ATGAAATTTAATGACTTTTTAGATGATCTAGTAAATTACGAGGCTGGAAAGCCGATCGAACTTGTGGTTAGAGAGTTTGGCATCGATGCAAAAGATGTGATAAAGCTAGCTAGTAACGAAAACCCTTTTGGCACGAGCAAACGCGTAGAAGAGGCGCTAAAAGAGGTCGCTAAAAAAGCGCATCTCTATCCAGACGATAGCTACTTTGAGCTAAAAGAGGGGCTGGCTAAGAAATTTGGTGTAACTAGCAAAAAATTAATCATCGGCTCTGGAAGTGACCAGATCATAGAGTATGCACTTCACGCAAAGGCAAATAAGCAAAGTGGTGTTTTGATGGCTGGTGTGACATTTGCGATGTATGAAATTTATGCAAAACAAACTGGGGCTAAAATTTATCGCACAAAGAGTGTGGAGCATAATTTGAGTGAGTTTTTAGAAATTTATAATGCGCATAAAGATGAAATTTCAGTAATCTTTCTTTGCTTGCCAAACAATCCTTTGGGTGAGTGTTTGGACGCAGATGAGGTCTTTAAATTTATAAAAAGCATTGATGAAAACACGCTTGTGGTGCTTGATTGTGCTTACAACGAATTTGCTAAATTTAAAGATAGCAAAAAAGAGATAAAACCAAGCGAGGTGGTAAAATTTAAAAATGCCATCTATCTTGGAACATTCTCAAAGGCCTACGCACTTGGTGGTATGCGCGTGGGATACGGCATAGCAAATGAAGAGATCATAGGTGCTCTCTCAAAACTAAGAGCTCCGTTTAACGTCACAACTCTAAGCCTAAGAGCTGCGATAGTAGCACTTGGGGATGATGAGTTTGTGCAGCAAACCATGCAAAATAACTTCGAGCAGATGAAGAGATATGAGGAATTTGCAAGGCAAAATGGCATAGAGTTTATCCCAAGCTACACAAATTTCATTACATTTAAATTTAACGAGCCAAAATCAAGCCAGATATGCGAAAAGATGCTAAAAAAAGGTATAATTTTACGAGATTTAAAAAGCTATGCCTTAAATGCGGTGAGAATCACCATCGGTCAGGCATGGCAAAACGATAGGTTTTTTGAAGAGTTAAAGCAAATTTTAAAGTAG
- the fliF gene encoding flagellar basal-body MS-ring/collar protein FliF: MDFKALLHQISQIYQKLSLKQKIVAASSIVLVVAFLVFLTLYKSKNENFAGYSVLFENISPSDSALIVDQLNKDGIKYKLANEGTILVPTSDVYKERIAVATLGIPKESKIGFEIFDKQEFGATDAEQRVKFQRALEGELARTIESLSSIQKATVRIAIPKESVFTERQALPTASIVVELKPGVSLNAKQIFGIKNLVAASVTNLSTENVKIVNQDGVALGDEDGEFDSDAIAQQIRYKREFENNYEQKIVNVLAPIVGGADKVVAKVNIDFDFDKKDTKSEVYDPNNVVRSESNIEEKRQGSAPNEVGGVPGAVSNIGPVQGLDDSTLKEQYNKSSQQTNYEISKKVTNVKGQFASINRVSAAVVIDGLYQSKKDKDGKPTGELEFAPLTKEQRESITNLIKQSIGYNQNRGDEVSLDNFEFKTGKDISTSEKMDGFVNNYVVPFMPLLKYIFAALLLYIFYKKVIVPFMQKMLEETKEEEEQVQDGLEDIEVDAEDTLEKFKAARKKVEEQLGLSGEFNEDELKYDVLLEKMRAVITERNEEIAMLLQDMVKNDSDFNMRKEI, from the coding sequence ATGGATTTTAAGGCATTACTTCATCAAATAAGTCAAATTTATCAAAAGCTTTCATTAAAGCAAAAAATCGTTGCAGCTAGCTCGATCGTCTTGGTCGTGGCATTTTTGGTATTTTTAACACTTTATAAAAGCAAAAATGAAAATTTTGCAGGCTACAGCGTTCTTTTTGAAAACATCAGCCCAAGCGACTCAGCCTTAATAGTCGATCAGCTAAACAAAGATGGCATTAAGTATAAACTAGCAAACGAAGGCACTATCCTTGTGCCAACGAGCGATGTCTATAAAGAGCGTATCGCGGTTGCAACGCTTGGCATACCAAAAGAGAGTAAAATCGGCTTTGAAATTTTTGATAAGCAAGAATTTGGTGCGACTGATGCCGAGCAGAGAGTAAAATTTCAAAGAGCGCTTGAGGGCGAACTAGCTAGAACGATCGAGAGTCTTTCTTCTATCCAAAAAGCGACTGTAAGAATAGCCATACCAAAAGAGAGCGTTTTTACTGAGCGTCAAGCACTTCCAACAGCTTCTATCGTTGTTGAGTTAAAGCCAGGCGTTAGCCTAAACGCAAAGCAAATTTTTGGTATTAAAAACCTTGTCGCTGCTTCTGTTACAAACTTAAGCACAGAAAATGTAAAAATCGTAAATCAAGACGGCGTCGCACTTGGCGATGAAGATGGTGAGTTTGATAGTGATGCTATAGCTCAGCAGATCCGCTATAAGCGCGAGTTTGAAAATAATTACGAGCAAAAGATCGTAAATGTGCTAGCTCCTATCGTGGGCGGTGCGGACAAGGTCGTAGCAAAGGTAAATATCGACTTTGACTTTGATAAAAAAGATACAAAAAGCGAGGTTTATGACCCAAATAACGTCGTAAGAAGCGAAAGCAATATCGAGGAAAAGCGCCAAGGCTCAGCACCAAATGAAGTTGGTGGCGTCCCAGGTGCAGTTAGCAACATTGGCCCTGTTCAAGGGCTAGATGACAGCACTTTAAAAGAGCAGTACAACAAAAGCTCGCAGCAGACAAACTACGAAATTTCAAAGAAAGTAACAAATGTCAAAGGGCAGTTTGCTAGCATAAACAGAGTAAGTGCAGCTGTCGTTATAGACGGACTTTATCAGAGCAAAAAAGACAAAGATGGCAAGCCAACTGGCGAGCTTGAATTTGCCCCACTTACCAAAGAGCAAAGAGAGTCAATCACAAATTTAATCAAACAATCAATCGGCTATAACCAAAATAGAGGCGATGAAGTAAGCTTAGATAACTTTGAGTTTAAAACTGGCAAAGATATAAGCACTAGCGAGAAGATGGATGGCTTTGTGAATAACTATGTGGTGCCATTTATGCCGCTATTAAAATATATTTTTGCAGCATTGTTGCTTTATATTTTCTATAAAAAAGTCATTGTGCCATTTATGCAAAAGATGCTTGAAGAGACAAAAGAAGAAGAGGAGCAAGTTCAAGATGGCCTTGAGGATATTGAGGTAGATGCTGAAGATACGCTTGAGAAATTTAAAGCTGCTCGCAAAAAGGTCGAAGAGCAACTAGGACTTAGTGGCGAGTTTAATGAAGATGAATTAAAATATGATGTTTTACTTGAGAAAATGAGAGCAGTCATCACAGAAAGAAATGAAGAGATAGCAATGCTACTTCAAGATATGGTAAAAAATGACAGCGACTTTAATATGCGTAAGGAAATTTGA
- the fliG gene encoding flagellar motor switch protein FliG, whose translation MSIKLNDKQKMIYDDLSMPEKIAILLIQLGEEATALIFSHMDVDVITEISGYIATAKNIDKQVASAVLEEFYALMQSNQYMRSGGLEYAKEILYRTFGPEAAQKILDKLAKSMENSKSFGYLDKIKPQQLADFIIKEHPQTIALILAHMDSTSAAETLSFFSDELRSEVVIRMANLGDISPSVIKRVSTVLEGKLESLTSYKVEVGGPRAVAEVLNRLGQKASKSTIERIEQSDDKLATTIKELMFTFEDIINLNATAIREILKNVDKKDLMIAFKGSSDGIKDKFLSNMSQRAAEAFKEEMQYLGAVRVKDVEEAQRRIVETVQTLADQGVFQVGEADEMIE comes from the coding sequence ATGTCAATAAAGCTAAATGACAAGCAAAAAATGATTTATGATGATCTATCGATGCCTGAAAAGATTGCTATTTTGCTGATCCAGCTTGGCGAAGAGGCAACTGCTCTTATATTTTCTCACATGGATGTTGATGTCATCACTGAAATTTCAGGCTATATCGCAACCGCAAAAAACATAGACAAACAAGTCGCAAGTGCCGTACTAGAAGAATTTTACGCGCTAATGCAGTCAAATCAATATATGAGAAGTGGTGGTTTAGAGTACGCAAAAGAAATTCTTTACCGCACATTTGGTCCAGAGGCAGCTCAGAAAATTTTAGACAAGCTTGCAAAAAGCATGGAAAACTCAAAAAGCTTTGGCTATCTTGATAAGATAAAACCACAACAGCTTGCAGACTTTATCATAAAAGAGCACCCTCAAACCATAGCGCTAATACTAGCTCACATGGACTCAACGAGCGCTGCTGAAACGCTTAGCTTTTTCTCAGATGAGCTAAGAAGCGAAGTTGTCATTAGAATGGCAAATCTTGGTGATATTAGCCCATCGGTAATTAAGCGTGTTTCAACCGTACTTGAGGGCAAGCTTGAAAGTCTTACATCATACAAAGTCGAAGTTGGTGGTCCAAGAGCTGTGGCAGAAGTGCTTAATAGACTTGGGCAAAAAGCCAGCAAAAGCACGATCGAACGCATCGAACAAAGCGATGATAAGCTTGCAACAACGATTAAAGAGCTTATGTTTACATTTGAAGATATTATCAACCTTAACGCAACTGCGATTAGAGAAATTCTTAAAAATGTCGATAAAAAAGACCTTATGATCGCATTTAAAGGCTCAAGCGATGGCATCAAGGATAAATTTTTATCAAATATGTCTCAGCGTGCAGCAGAAGCCTTTAAAGAGGAGATGCAGTATCTTGGTGCGGTGCGTGTAAAAGATGTTGAAGAGGCTCAAAGACGCATAGTAGAGACAGTGCAAACTCTAGCTGATCAAGGTGTGTTCCAAGTTGGCGAAGCAGATGAGATGATAGAATGA
- the fliH gene encoding flagellar assembly protein FliH, translating to MKSSVITSETSPAHFIENYRFKVLGVGERATDSTPVLIEENNLSEELSEQNFGQKGENFVPQASHQTQASPQNHFASQAQSLQIQQTGESSFVEELLKKTDELSSNIIKLQMQIENQESEFAKRLEAEISRAKEDGKNEGIAKANAANEARINELEARFSASAAKLDEQYVKFDEFLKKIEEELGQTAIKIAKEVIDKEISTSSNQIAHHLASSLIKELSNVKNIEIRVNPEDSEYIKEQFNKNEHVKISADDAISKGGVVIISDGGNIDATMQTRLEKLKMLVNNE from the coding sequence ATGAAAAGCAGCGTAATAACCAGTGAGACTTCTCCAGCTCACTTTATAGAAAATTACAGATTTAAGGTGCTTGGAGTTGGAGAGCGAGCCACAGATAGTACTCCTGTATTGATAGAAGAAAATAATCTTAGTGAAGAGCTAAGCGAGCAAAATTTTGGGCAAAAGGGTGAAAATTTTGTTCCTCAAGCTAGCCACCAAACGCAAGCAAGCCCGCAAAACCACTTTGCTTCTCAGGCTCAAAGTCTACAAATACAGCAAACAGGCGAGTCGAGCTTCGTCGAAGAGTTACTTAAGAAAACAGATGAGCTAAGCAGTAACATCATCAAACTTCAAATGCAAATAGAAAATCAAGAGAGCGAATTTGCTAAACGCCTTGAGGCTGAAATTTCTCGCGCAAAAGAGGATGGTAAAAATGAGGGTATCGCCAAGGCAAATGCGGCAAATGAAGCAAGAATAAATGAACTTGAGGCTAGATTTAGTGCTTCAGCTGCAAAGCTAGATGAGCAGTATGTTAAATTTGATGAGTTTTTAAAGAAGATCGAAGAAGAGCTTGGGCAAACTGCTATAAAAATCGCAAAAGAAGTAATCGATAAAGAAATTTCAACCTCTTCAAATCAGATCGCTCATCATCTAGCAAGCTCGCTTATAAAAGAGCTAAGTAATGTCAAAAATATAGAAATTCGCGTAAATCCCGAAGATAGCGAATATATAAAAGAGCAATTTAACAAGAATGAACACGTCAAAATAAGCGCTGATGATGCTATAAGCAAAGGCGGTGTGGTTATTATAAGTGATGGTGGCAATATCGATGCGACTATGCAAACAAGGCTAGAAAAACTAAAAATGCTGGTAAATAATGAATAA
- the dxs gene encoding 1-deoxy-D-xylulose-5-phosphate synthase produces MNKDVKSLDVDELNALCHDIRDKILATVSKNGGHLSSNIGAVEIIVAMHKIFDVTKDPFIYDVSHQSYAHKLLTGRWESFDTLRKFNGISGYTKPSESKFDYFVAGHSSTSISLAVGAAKAIKLKNEDRIPVAVIGDGSLSGGMAYEALNELGDRKYPCVIILNDNEMSISKPIGALSKYLSQMMAGQFYQKFKGRVEKFLSYMPDSAAYMARRIEEGIRLITPGMFFEELGLEYIGPVDGHDLGALLSTFETAKNMKKPVIVHVQTLKGKGYEFAEGCYENWHGVGPFDLKSGEFIKRQSNKSATAIFSEQLLKMAREHSDIVGVTAAMPTGTGMDALIQEFPDRFWDVAIAEQHAVTSMSAMAKEGFKPFVAIYSTFMQRAYDQVIHDASILNLNITFAMDRAGIVGEDGETHQGAFDISFLNAVPNMVLFAPRCEESMKNVMEFAYSYKGVSAFRYPRGAFILRDEFEAQPLEFGKGVILADAKSDIVFLGYGNGVGKANLVRNLLAGKLDVILVDLVFAKPLDSELLLDLAKRTKKWYIFSDSAKKGGIGEILSAFLQENKISNISVISFEYEDKFIPHGSTAEVEKYLGISAEQITKKLLENN; encoded by the coding sequence ATGAATAAAGACGTTAAAAGTTTAGATGTTGATGAACTAAACGCGCTTTGTCATGACATCAGGGATAAAATTTTAGCTACTGTTAGCAAAAATGGCGGTCACCTTAGCTCAAACATCGGTGCAGTTGAGATCATTGTGGCGATGCATAAAATTTTTGATGTGACAAAAGATCCATTTATTTACGATGTAAGCCACCAAAGCTACGCACACAAGCTACTGACTGGACGCTGGGAGAGCTTTGATACGCTTAGAAAATTTAACGGCATCAGTGGCTATACAAAGCCAAGCGAAAGTAAATTTGACTACTTTGTAGCAGGGCATAGCTCGACTTCTATATCTCTAGCAGTTGGTGCTGCAAAGGCGATAAAACTTAAAAACGAAGATCGTATCCCAGTAGCTGTCATAGGAGATGGCTCGCTAAGTGGCGGAATGGCGTACGAGGCGCTAAATGAGCTAGGCGATAGAAAATATCCTTGCGTCATCATCCTAAATGACAACGAGATGAGTATAAGCAAGCCAATAGGCGCACTTAGCAAGTATCTAAGCCAGATGATGGCAGGACAGTTTTATCAAAAATTTAAAGGCAGGGTTGAGAAATTTCTAAGCTATATGCCAGACTCAGCTGCATACATGGCTAGACGTATCGAAGAGGGCATTAGACTCATCACTCCTGGCATGTTTTTTGAAGAGCTTGGACTCGAGTATATAGGTCCAGTTGATGGACACGACTTAGGCGCGCTTCTTAGTACATTTGAAACTGCTAAAAATATGAAAAAGCCAGTCATTGTGCACGTGCAGACACTAAAGGGCAAAGGGTATGAATTTGCTGAGGGGTGCTACGAAAATTGGCACGGAGTTGGACCATTTGATCTAAAAAGTGGCGAATTTATCAAAAGACAGTCAAACAAGTCAGCCACGGCGATCTTTAGCGAGCAGCTTTTAAAGATGGCAAGAGAGCATAGCGACATCGTTGGCGTAACGGCCGCGATGCCAACAGGCACTGGCATGGACGCTTTGATACAAGAATTTCCAGACCGCTTTTGGGACGTAGCGATAGCTGAGCAGCATGCAGTTACCTCTATGTCAGCCATGGCGAAAGAGGGCTTTAAGCCATTTGTTGCGATATACTCGACTTTTATGCAAAGAGCCTATGATCAAGTCATTCATGACGCTTCTATTTTAAATTTAAATATCACTTTTGCGATGGATAGGGCTGGCATTGTGGGCGAAGATGGCGAAACGCATCAGGGCGCCTTTGATATTAGCTTTTTAAATGCTGTGCCAAATATGGTTCTTTTTGCTCCAAGGTGTGAAGAGAGCATGAAAAATGTTATGGAATTTGCCTACTCTTACAAGGGTGTTAGCGCATTTAGATATCCGCGTGGGGCATTTATCTTAAGAGATGAGTTTGAAGCTCAGCCACTTGAGTTTGGCAAGGGTGTAATTTTAGCTGACGCAAAGAGTGATATCGTATTTTTAGGCTATGGTAACGGCGTTGGCAAGGCAAATTTGGTCAGAAACTTACTTGCTGGTAAGCTTGATGTGATATTGGTTGATCTTGTCTTTGCAAAGCCGCTTGATAGTGAGCTTTTACTGGATCTTGCAAAACGCACTAAAAAATGGTACATCTTTAGCGATAGTGCTAAAAAAGGCGGTATTGGCGAGATATTAAGTGCATTTTTACAAGAAAATAAAATTTCAAATATAAGCGTCATTAGCTTTGAGTATGAAGATAAATTTATCCCCCATGGTTCAACTGCTGAGGTTGAAAAATATCTTGGTATAAGTGCCGAGCAGATTACCAAAAAATTACTAGAAAATAATTAA
- a CDS encoding Fur family transcriptional regulator, whose protein sequence is MQYVSLLKQSGLKVTPQRLSVLRILDRHTHPTIDELYDEILKESPSVSLATVYKNLNTLKDEGLVVEVNIVNQKARYDIYEYPHIHVVCESCGSVEDVSYDDAELGKYQEALEKKIGNIIERLNIVASVKSCKHCK, encoded by the coding sequence ATGCAATACGTATCATTATTAAAGCAATCTGGGCTAAAAGTCACGCCACAACGCCTTAGCGTTTTAAGAATTCTTGATCGCCACACGCACCCAACGATTGATGAGCTTTATGATGAAATTTTAAAAGAGAGTCCATCGGTTTCTCTAGCAACGGTTTATAAAAATTTAAATACTTTAAAAGACGAAGGTCTCGTAGTTGAAGTAAATATCGTCAATCAAAAAGCTAGATACGACATCTACGAATATCCACATATCCATGTAGTTTGCGAAAGCTGTGGAAGCGTTGAGGACGTGAGCTACGATGATGCTGAGCTTGGCAAATATCAAGAGGCACTAGAAAAGAAGATCGGAAATATAATAGAACGTCTAAACATCGTAGCTAGCGTAAAAAGCTGTAAACACTGTAAATAA
- a CDS encoding CHAD domain-containing protein produces the protein MSLEIERKFLLKNSQILDFLKEAGVVFKHLEISQFYTKITQNEEIRFRSEEDKFIKTVKIGKGLIREENEEFCEKAEFKKALKNRIGSVILKDRYTFKLNNNPCNIDIFKNELNGLCTFEIEFSDENEAVFFKLPPFLENFCLSDVTCDKRYKNKFLAIHANENEQIDYKRAYKIIKEKEILPNFAANLKSGEALRVLFVSIFKVIKRLKSQYLIDKDEEVLHELRVNLRKVRSLLKIFSGVFDEKVTLFFGENFKMLANSTNKKRDLDVFLSFLNEQKHANESIYFVQKALDLEYENVKSYLGDEENYAFLKEWEIFLNEGEFYKSKLFDVSLSRLGSFKLRTLLVLAQKRLKSLNQDCPNESFHDLRIELKKMRYTYEFLCEIFYFEGLKKYEEKLKQMQEIFGNLQDYDVWLGILKRLPEMPDKERLESKIYKQIYKSREEILKKRLKFIKATRKISRNLKIYYI, from the coding sequence GTGAGTTTGGAGATAGAGCGTAAATTTTTACTCAAAAATTCTCAAATTCTAGATTTTTTAAAAGAAGCTGGAGTAGTCTTTAAACATCTTGAAATTTCTCAATTTTATACCAAGATAACGCAAAATGAAGAGATCCGCTTTCGAAGTGAAGAGGATAAATTTATAAAAACTGTAAAGATTGGCAAAGGTCTAATCAGAGAAGAAAATGAAGAATTTTGCGAAAAAGCGGAGTTTAAAAAGGCTCTTAAAAACCGCATCGGTAGCGTCATCTTAAAAGATAGATACACTTTTAAACTAAATAACAATCCTTGCAATATCGATATTTTTAAAAATGAACTAAATGGGCTTTGTACATTTGAAATCGAATTTAGCGATGAAAATGAGGCCGTCTTTTTCAAGCTGCCACCATTTTTAGAAAATTTTTGCTTAAGTGACGTAACTTGTGACAAAAGATATAAAAACAAATTTCTTGCCATCCACGCTAACGAAAATGAACAAATTGACTACAAAAGAGCCTATAAGATCATAAAAGAAAAAGAAATTCTGCCAAATTTTGCTGCAAATCTAAAAAGCGGAGAGGCGCTAAGAGTCCTTTTTGTTAGTATTTTTAAAGTAATAAAAAGGCTAAAAAGCCAGTATTTGATAGACAAAGATGAAGAAGTTTTGCATGAACTTCGCGTAAATTTAAGAAAGGTTAGATCGTTACTTAAAATTTTTAGTGGCGTTTTTGATGAGAAAGTGACACTTTTTTTTGGCGAGAATTTTAAAATGCTTGCAAACTCGACAAACAAAAAGCGAGATTTGGATGTATTTTTAAGCTTTTTAAACGAGCAAAAACATGCAAATGAGTCTATCTATTTTGTGCAAAAGGCTCTAGATTTAGAGTATGAAAATGTAAAAAGCTACCTTGGCGATGAAGAAAACTACGCATTTTTAAAAGAGTGGGAGATATTTTTAAATGAGGGTGAATTTTATAAGTCAAAACTCTTTGATGTAAGCCTTTCGCGCCTTGGTTCGTTTAAGCTTAGAACGCTTTTGGTTTTAGCTCAAAAAAGGCTAAAAAGCCTTAATCAAGACTGCCCAAATGAGAGCTTTCATGATCTTAGGATAGAGCTTAAAAAGATGAGATATACATACGAGTTTTTATGTGAAATTTTCTATTTTGAAGGGCTTAAAAAGTATGAAGAGAAGCTAAAGCAGATGCAAGAAATTTTTGGCAATCTTCAAGACTATGACGTCTGGCTCGGCATCCTTAAAAGACTTCCAGAAATGCCAGATAAAGAGAGGCTCGAGAGTAAAATTTACAAGCAAATTTATAAAAGTAGAGAAGAGATACTAAAAAAGCGTCTTAAATTTATAAAAGCAACTCGCAAAATTTCAAGAAATTTAAAAATTTACTACATATAA
- the ubiE gene encoding bifunctional demethylmenaquinone methyltransferase/2-methoxy-6-polyprenyl-1,4-benzoquinol methylase UbiE: MQKQEKIVDMFNQIAPTYDVANRVLSLGVDVSWRKFACRYMLEIFKNKSINIVDVACGTGDMMGLWSEISKEFGVEVKSLTGIDPSSGMLKEARAKFPNFKFIEAYADNTTLASGEAQILSISYGIRNVVERKAALREFNRVLALNGYVVVLEFTKRQKKGLITSLRDFYLSKILPKIGGFISKNKEAYEYLPSSIENFLDAKSFCDELIEAGFEIELCKGFSMDISTLFIAKKVKEINA, encoded by the coding sequence ATGCAAAAACAAGAAAAAATCGTTGATATGTTTAACCAGATCGCTCCGACTTATGACGTCGCAAACAGAGTGCTAAGTCTTGGTGTGGACGTGAGTTGGAGGAAATTTGCCTGCAGATATATGCTAGAAATTTTTAAAAATAAAAGCATAAATATCGTGGATGTGGCTTGTGGCACTGGCGATATGATGGGGCTTTGGAGTGAAATTTCAAAAGAATTTGGCGTTGAGGTGAAAAGCCTCACTGGCATCGATCCATCAAGTGGTATGCTAAAAGAGGCTAGGGCGAAATTTCCAAATTTTAAATTTATAGAGGCCTACGCTGACAACACGACGCTTGCAAGCGGTGAGGCTCAAATTCTAAGCATAAGCTATGGCATCAGAAATGTGGTCGAGCGAAAGGCGGCACTTAGGGAGTTTAACAGAGTGCTTGCTTTAAATGGCTACGTTGTCGTGCTTGAATTTACTAAACGCCAGAAAAAAGGTCTTATAACCTCACTAAGGGATTTTTACCTAAGTAAAATTTTGCCAAAAATTGGTGGCTTTATCTCAAAAAACAAAGAGGCATACGAATATCTGCCAAGCTCGATCGAGAATTTCTTGGATGCTAAGAGTTTTTGTGATGAACTTATAGAGGCTGGCTTTGAGATAGAGCTTTGCAAGGGCTTTAGCATGGATATCTCGACGCTATTTATCGCTAAAAAGGTCAAAGAGATCAATGCTTAG